From the Planktothricoides raciborskii GIHE-MW2 genome, the window AGAGTAGCGGACTTCTAATCCGTTTGTCACAGGTTCGAATCCTGTCGCACCCGTTCAAAATATCTGGAAACCTTGATAAACCCGCTCATGGGCGATCGCGACTATGACCAGACTATGACCCCTATCGGCGATCGGTTCAATGGCTTGCCCCTAGATAGATCCCTTGATAGAGCGATGCCATGATCAGGGGAAACTATTCCCATATTCCCGTAAATACCCTTGTTTTGCTGTATTATGCTCAAGTGCTAATCAGTGAAATATAGGTTAACGGATAATATTATCAATGAAGTTAACCCTCTACAAGCCTTATGCTGTAAGGAAATAATTTAAAAGCCCGTGACGAGGATTGAACTCGTGACCTCACCCTTACCAAGGGTGTGCTCTACCACTGAGCTACACGGGCGCTGGTACTTTAAACCAGGTTTAGAAATATAAATAAACCCATATTTGGTTTGTGGTGGGCCGGGCTGGATTTGAACCAGCGTAGGCGTAGCCAGCGGATTTACAGTCCGCCCCCATTAACCTCTCGGGCACCGACCCTTTTGAACCCACAGTTATATATCCTAGCACAAAAATTTTGAAATGCAACTGTTTTTACAAAAAATTTTTTTTTGATAGTTCCCGGGCGCTGATTAAATCCCTGGATGATTTCTTCAGAGAGGATGGTTTGATGCCCGCAAAGGCTGATGGTTAAGGCTTGTCGGCTTGATTGCCCTTAGTTCGGGCAGAACGCCCCGATGATGATTTACTCGACTGACCAGATTGGGTGCGATCGCGCAAGGGAAAATCACTTTCATCATAGATTTCCCCCACCAGTTCTTCGAGAATATCTTCTAAGGTCACTAATCCCACGGTGCCACCGTATTCATCCACAACAATGGCAATATGGAATCGTTGTTGGAGCATTTCCTTAAGTAAATCCGCCACCCGCTTAGTTTCTGGAACATAAACCGGAGGATCCATTAATTCCGTCACCGGCAAACTGGTGCCGAATGAAGCGGATGTAGAGGGGCGATCTCCACGATCCGCTTCTCCTTGCCAATTGCCCAAATAGGGTAAAGCTTGCTTCAAATGAACCACCCCGACAATGCGATCTTTCGATTCTTCTTGGACGGGAATCCGAGAATATCCCGTCTCCAGACACAAATCAACCAAATCTTCCACTGTGGCTTGATGGGAAATCGTCCGCATCTCAATCCGAGGTTTCACCACTTCTCTGGCACTGAGGCTATCCAGCATCAGGGCTTTGTTCAAGAGTCGATGTTTATACAAATCTAACTGACCCTTGCCCCCCAGAATTTCGATCATTAACTGTAAATCTTTAACCGACTCCCCTGGTTGTACGGCGTTGCGTTGAACCAAATTAATGATCGTCTGAGTAATTTTTTCCAAAAACTGGACAATTCCAAAGGCCGAGAGGAGTCGGGACAAACCATAAACTGGGGGAACGGCCAGTTTAAACAAGGGAATCACATTATTGATAGCCAGAGACTTGGGCGTAATTTCCCCAAAAATCAACAACAACAAGGTAATTGCAGCCGTGGCGAGTCCCAACCCCGCAGGCCCTACCCAAATCGCAAAAAGGTTGCTCGTGAGAATCGCCGAAAAATTATTGACCAGGTTATTGCCGATTAACAAGGTCGTAATAAACCGACTCCGTTTATGGAGCACCAGAGTAAAGATCCGGTTGGGGTCTCCCTGTTCTTTGATTAAAGCTCTCAGTTTCAGATTATCCAGCGCTGTAATTGCGGTTTCCGATCCAGAGAAAAAAGCCGAACAAGTCACCATCAAAACCAAGACCCCAAGATCAATCCAAATATTGCCCAAGAGGGGGCGGATTTCTGAGGCAGCTAAAAGGTAAAACGAAATCGGGGAAGAAATCACTTTGGCCGGTGAATGAATGTGCAATTATCAATCTTAATCAAATCAGTCCTGAGAAACTGGAAATCTGTGTGTTCAGTTTATCCAAAGTCGTTCAATGGTCAGGTGGGTTCAGGGAAGATGCTCGAACTGCGTTCACGAAGTGTCCCGGAGGGAATCACTGAATTGTGAGCATATCTTAACAAATGACTACACTCTCAAGATCCAGCCACCGACCATCCTCACCATTACCTAAGTGACTATTTCTTGGCCTAAGCTTATCACTAAAATGAGAAAAATTTCTGAGTAAGTAACTTACGTATCAATCAAAACAATTAAGCAAATATCACCGAACAGGACGATGTTGCTGCCAGATAAATCTGGTTAATTCATGGAAATTATTGAAATTATTGAATTTTACAAATCTTGTCGGACAATTAGTGAGACAGATTTTTTGCTGATATGCGCTCACTTTTGCCACTTTTTTATGCCATGCCATAAAAATCACTTAAAGTAGAATTAAATTCAGAAACCGGGTTTCTTAAGCCTGCCCCCGCAGAGGCGAGGGTTAAGTTTTGCTTGGGTGGCAAGAGTTAACCCTTTCAACCCGGTTTCTTGAATGGTCAAAGATGATGGCGATGCCGAATCTAGTCGGAGTAGCCGGGAAGCATTTTAATTAAATGAGTAGGCAGCTTGGACAGCCCAAGCGATTAGGCAGCCAATGCTGCCTAAAATGATTACAGCGGATAGAGCGATCGCCCCTTGGCGATCGGCTCCGTCAAATTTCATAATTCCTCGGTTAAAGTCTGACATGGCGGATTTGCTCCCATAAGGGAAAAAATTTCAGAGATTGTACAGCGCAGACCGGCACAGACAATCGCTGTCTGAGTCTGCGTAGCAATCTATATAATTGATTTTACTTCAGGATTTGGGCAGACTGCTGCATCATCCTTGAGTAAATTTCCCCAGTAACCTTCCCAATCATAGAGTGTAATTTACCAAACAGGCATGAAAATCTTGCTTGTAGTCAAACCAGTCTTGGTGTATTTTGGTTAAGATATATGAATGAAGAGCAAAAAAGCTCCATTTGAGGCAGATATTATTCATAGACAAGCCGACTGCATGGGCAAAAAGCCAATTATTGCCATATCTCACTTAGGATGCGAAAAAAATCGCATCGATACAGAACATATGCTCGGTCTGCTAGTATCCGCTGGCTACGAAGTCGATGCCAACGAAGAACTCGCAGACTATGTAATCGTAAATACCTGTAGTTTTATTGAAGCCGCCCGGGCTGAATCCGTTCGGACCCTGGTGGAACTGGCGGAAGACAATAAAAAGATTGTGATTACCGGCTGCATGGCCCAACACTTCCAAGCAGAATTGCTCGAAGAATTGCCAGAAGCAGTAGCCGTAGTCGGTACAGGCGACTATCATAAGATTGTTGATGTTATTACTCGCGCTGAAGCAGGAGAAAGGGTTAAAGAAGTTTCCGCCGAACCCACTTATCTGGCTGACGAAACGGTTCCCCGTTATCGCACAACTCCTGAACCGTTTGCTTATCTACGGGTAGCAGAAGGGTGTGATTATCGCTGTTCTTTTTGTATCATTCCGCATTTACGCGGCAATCAGCGATCGCGCCCCATAGAATCGATTGTCGCTGAAGCCGAACAACTGGCATCCCAGGGGGTGCAAGAGATTATCCTAATCTCTCAAATCACCACCAACTATGGCCTGGATCTCTACGGGCGTTGCGTACTAGCCGAACTACTCCGAGCCATGGGGAAAGTAGATGTACCTTGGATTCGGATTCACTACGCTTATCCCACGGGCTTAACCCCCCAAGTGATTGCGGCGATCAAAGAAACTCCCAATGTTTTGCCATATTTAGATTTACCACTTCAGCACTCTCATCCAGAGATTTTGCGAATGATGAATCGTCCTTGGCAAGCTGGAGTCAACGATCGCATTCTGGAAAATATTAAAACAGCGCTACCAGAAGCGGTAGTCCGCACCAGTTTTATCGTCGGTTTTCCGGGGGAAACCGAAGAACACTTTGACCATTTGTGGCAATTTGTCCAACGCCATGAATTTGATCATGTCGGGGTCTTCACCTTTTCACCGGAAGAAGGAACCCCAGCGGCTCACTTATCCAACCAAGTTGCTCAAGAAACGATGGAGGAGCGTCGGGATGCGCTGATGCGACTTCAACAACCCATATCTTTGCAGAAAAATCAAGCAGAAGTTGGCAAAATTGTCAATGTTTTGATTGAACAAGAAAATCCCCAAACTGGAGAATTTATTGGTCGTAGTCCCAGATTTGCTCCAGAAGTCGATGGACTGGTTTATGTGCAGGGTCAGGCGAGTATTGGGGAGATCGTCCCGGTACTTGTCACCGGCGCTGATGTCTATGACTTATATGGTGAAGTCGCTTCGGACTAAGACCGGGCGACCATAGCCAACCATTAGCCTAGGCTGAAGGTTGGCAACGTCCAGTGAGTTGCTGAAAACCCAATGAATGAGCCCCTGTACTGGGATGCTCTCATGTTCGATCAGTTCACAACATACATTTTAATTTAATCAATTATTAAACGGTGTTCTGGACTGCAAGCTGGCTCAAAAACCAACAAAAGATGGCAATCTCTGGGCAGTCAATGATGTTAAAGCAAATACTTATTTACTGAAAAGGCTGCAATCAATCAGCCTTGGCTCTGATTCTAATGTTGTTAGGAGATTAAATGACTCTTTCCTTTGAAACTATCGGTATTTCCGAAGCTCGTGTCAATCATTTAGAAAAAATAGGCTTCCAAAACCCAACAGAAATTCAAATTCAAGCTATTCCCCATCTCTTGGCCGGTCGGGATGTGGCAGGAAAAGCTCAAACAGGGACGGGGAAAACGGCGGCGTTTTCTCTACCCATGTTGGAGCGGCTGAGTCCCGAAGGACAGGAAGTTCAAGCACTGATTTTAACTCCGACTCGTGAGTTGGCGGTACAGGTGACTGATGCGATTCGCGATCTGAGTGGAGATCGTCGCATCCGAGTGTTGTCGGTTTACGGAGGTCAAGCTATTGACCGCCAAATCCAACGCTTAAAACGGGGCATTGATATTATCGTCGGCACTCCCGGTCGGATTCTGGATCTACTCGATCGCGGCTGCCTGAAACTGGATCAACTGAAGTATCTAGTTCTGGATGAAGCCGATGAAATGTTGAGCATGGGCTTTATTCAAGATGTAGAACGGATCCTGGAAGCGTCACCCCCAGAACGCCAGACCGCGTTTTTCTCAGCGACAATGGATGACTCGATTCGTCGCCTGATTCAAAAGCACCTGAAGGATCCGGTCACGGTGGTGATTCAGCAGCCAAAAGCGACTCCAAAACGGATCAATCAAGTGGTGTACATGGTGCCCCGTGGCTGGTCGAAAATGCGGGCACTCTACCCAATTTTAGAATTAGAAGACCCGGAATCCGCTTTAATCTTTGTGCGGACACGGCGAGCCGCAGCCGAACTGACCAGTCAACTACAATCGATGGGTTACAGTGCGGATGAATACCACGGTGATTTGAATCAGTCACAACGGGAACGGTTATTAAACCGTTTACGCCAACAGCAGGTCCGTTGGATTGTGGCCACGGATATCGCCGCACGGGGGCTAGATATCGATCACCTGACTCATGTGATTAATTATGATTTACCGGACAATGTGGAAAGCTATATCCACCGCATTGGGCGTACCGGACGGGCAGGTCGCGAAGGCACGGCCATTTCTTTGATTCAGCCATTTGACCGGCGCAAGCTGACCCAAATTGAGCGGCAAGTGGGGCAAAAATTATATATTCGCTCGTTGCCGAGTCGCTCGCAAATTGAAGCACGGCATTTGGAAAAACTGCAAAATCAAGTGCTGGAAACCCTGAAAGGAGAGCGCTTGGCTTCTTTCTTGCCGATTGTTTCTCAGTTGAGCGAGGAGTATGAACCGCACGCGATCGCCGCAGCGGCTTTACAAATGGCTTATGATAAAATTCGCCCGATTTCGGCTCTCAGCGAAAAAGATGATGAGTTAGATGCTGTGGATGAAGAATTTTACAAACAGACATCAACACCTAAGCCTAAATTACGGAAGACTTCTTCATCTTCTTCTAAACAGAAATAGTCTTTATTTCA encodes:
- a CDS encoding hemolysin family protein, which encodes MISSPISFYLLAASEIRPLLGNIWIDLGVLVLMVTCSAFFSGSETAITALDNLKLRALIKEQGDPNRIFTLVLHKRSRFITTLLIGNNLVNNFSAILTSNLFAIWVGPAGLGLATAAITLLLLIFGEITPKSLAINNVIPLFKLAVPPVYGLSRLLSAFGIVQFLEKITQTIINLVQRNAVQPGESVKDLQLMIEILGGKGQLDLYKHRLLNKALMLDSLSAREVVKPRIEMRTISHQATVEDLVDLCLETGYSRIPVQEESKDRIVGVVHLKQALPYLGNWQGEADRGDRPSTSASFGTSLPVTELMDPPVYVPETKRVADLLKEMLQQRFHIAIVVDEYGGTVGLVTLEDILEELVGEIYDESDFPLRDRTQSGQSSKSSSGRSARTKGNQADKP
- the rimO gene encoding 30S ribosomal protein S12 methylthiotransferase RimO, yielding MGKKPIIAISHLGCEKNRIDTEHMLGLLVSAGYEVDANEELADYVIVNTCSFIEAARAESVRTLVELAEDNKKIVITGCMAQHFQAELLEELPEAVAVVGTGDYHKIVDVITRAEAGERVKEVSAEPTYLADETVPRYRTTPEPFAYLRVAEGCDYRCSFCIIPHLRGNQRSRPIESIVAEAEQLASQGVQEIILISQITTNYGLDLYGRCVLAELLRAMGKVDVPWIRIHYAYPTGLTPQVIAAIKETPNVLPYLDLPLQHSHPEILRMMNRPWQAGVNDRILENIKTALPEAVVRTSFIVGFPGETEEHFDHLWQFVQRHEFDHVGVFTFSPEEGTPAAHLSNQVAQETMEERRDALMRLQQPISLQKNQAEVGKIVNVLIEQENPQTGEFIGRSPRFAPEVDGLVYVQGQASIGEIVPVLVTGADVYDLYGEVASD
- a CDS encoding DEAD/DEAH box helicase; its protein translation is MTLSFETIGISEARVNHLEKIGFQNPTEIQIQAIPHLLAGRDVAGKAQTGTGKTAAFSLPMLERLSPEGQEVQALILTPTRELAVQVTDAIRDLSGDRRIRVLSVYGGQAIDRQIQRLKRGIDIIVGTPGRILDLLDRGCLKLDQLKYLVLDEADEMLSMGFIQDVERILEASPPERQTAFFSATMDDSIRRLIQKHLKDPVTVVIQQPKATPKRINQVVYMVPRGWSKMRALYPILELEDPESALIFVRTRRAAAELTSQLQSMGYSADEYHGDLNQSQRERLLNRLRQQQVRWIVATDIAARGLDIDHLTHVINYDLPDNVESYIHRIGRTGRAGREGTAISLIQPFDRRKLTQIERQVGQKLYIRSLPSRSQIEARHLEKLQNQVLETLKGERLASFLPIVSQLSEEYEPHAIAAAALQMAYDKIRPISALSEKDDELDAVDEEFYKQTSTPKPKLRKTSSSSSKQK